The Rhododendron vialii isolate Sample 1 chromosome 6a, ASM3025357v1 genome includes a window with the following:
- the LOC131329053 gene encoding uncharacterized protein LOC131329053 isoform X2, which produces MPQRIVVKVALNGKRSRSKIWKILGKVPGVESVAFAGHDKNHVVVIGDGIDSVDLTVLLRKKVGSSELVSVDQVEYGGDDTVKIPLWGYSSYQNPYGYGPGNGYEVSNQNPYAYGVGYGYGTRNPNPYAYGSVHGYETRNPYADGPGRGYETRNESSDGCCSIM; this is translated from the exons ATGCCGCAGAGGATAGTTGTTAAAGTAGCCCTGAACGGAAAAAGGTCTCGTTCCAAAATCTGGAAGATTCTTGGCAAAGTTCCAG GGGTGGAATCGGTAGCTTTTGCCGGGCACGACAAGAACCACGTAGTGGTGATCGGAGATGGGATTGACTCGGTGGACTTGACGGTGTTGCTGAGAAAGAAAGTGGGATCTTCCGAGCTGGTGAGCGTGGATCAGGTGGAGTACGGTGGTGACGACACGGTGAAGATTCCTCTATGGGGGTATTCCTCTTACCAAAACCCGTATGGATATGGACCGGGTAATGGATATGAAGTGAGTAACCAAAACCCATATGCGTATGGAGTGGGTTATGGCTATGGGACTAGGAACCCAAACCCGTATGCATATGGATCGGTTCATGGTTATGAGACTAGAAACCCGTATGCAGATGGACCGGGTCGTGGGTATGAGACTAGGAACGAAAGCTCGGACGGTTGTTGTTCCATCATGTGA